In the Setaria italica strain Yugu1 chromosome VI, Setaria_italica_v2.0, whole genome shotgun sequence genome, one interval contains:
- the LOC101782736 gene encoding auxin-responsive protein IAA16-like, producing the protein MVSGGSPRRPLRPVVGWPPVRSIRRNLASTRQSPQSSSAHHQDGGGGGLFVKINMDGVPIGQKVDLTAYGGYAELSTAVGKLFRGLLAAQRDPAAAAVGRCCGEEAAGEEAEEPVISGEYTLVYEDEEGDRVLVGDVPWE; encoded by the exons ATGGTGAGCGGCGGCAgcccccgccggcccctccgcccggTGGTGGGGTGGCCGCCGGTGCGGTCGATCAGGAGGAACCTGGCGTCCACCAGGCAGTCGCCGcagtcgtcgtcggctcatcatcAGGACGGCGGA GGCGGCGGCCTGTTCGTGAAGATCAACATGGACGGAGTGCCCATCGGGCAGAAGGTGGACCTCACGGCGTACGGCGGCTACGCCGAGCTCTCCACCGCCGTCGGCAAGCTCTTCCGCGGCCTGCTCGCCG CCCAGAgggacccggccgccgccgcggtgggcCGGTgctgcggcgaggaggcggcgggggaggaggccgaggagccCGTGATCAGCGGCGAGTACACACTGGTgtacgaggacgaggagggcgaCCGGGTGCTGGTCGGCGACGTCCCTTGGGAGTAA
- the LOC101783957 gene encoding alpha-soluble NSF attachment protein — translation MGDHEARGDDFEKKAEKKLSGWAIFGSKYEDAADLFDKAANSFKLAKNWSRAASVYIKIANCHLKGDSKHEAASAYVEAANCYKKFSPQEAAQALNQAVNLFLEIGRLNMAARYSKDIGEIYQQEQDLEKATDYLERAADLFDSEGQSSQANTIKQKVAEIAAQLEQYPKATEIFEGIARQSINNNLLKYSVRGILLNAGICQLCRGDPVAITNSLERYQEIDPTFSGTREYKLLADLAASMDEGDIAKFTDAIKEFDSMTRLDPWKTTLLLRAKNELKKKEDDEDDLT, via the exons ATGGGCGACCACGAGGCGCGCGGGGACGACTTCGAGAAGAAGGCGGAGAAGAAGCTCTCGGGTTGGGCCATCTTCGGCTCCAAGTATGAGGACGCCGCCGACCTCTTCGACAAGGCCGCCaactccttcaagctcgccaaGAACT GGAGCAGAGCTGCATCAGTGTACATCAAGATTGCTAACTGTCATTTAAAG GGAGATAGCAAGCATGAGGCTGCCTCGGCATACGTTGAGGCTGCAAATTGCTACAAAAAGTTCTCACCTCAGG AAGCTGCACAGGCACTAAATCAGGCTGTTAATCTTTTCTTGGAAATTGGTAGATTGAACATGGCCGCAAGATACAGCAAG GACATTGGTGAGATATATCAGCAAGAACAAGATTTAGAGAAGGCTACAGATTACCTGGAAAGAGCGGCTGACCTTTTTGACAGTGAGGGACAGTCATCTCAAGCAAACACCATCAAGCAGAAAGTAGCAGAAATTGCTGCTCAGTTGGAACA GTACCCAAAAGCAACTGAGATTTTTGAAGGGATTGCTCGCCAGTCAATCAACAATAATCTTCTTAAATATAGTGTCAGAGGCATTCTCCTTAACGCTGGCATTTGCCAACTATGTAGAGGTGATCCTGTTGCTATCACAAATTCATTGGAGCGATACCAG gaaattgaCCCGACTTTCTCTGGGACACGTGAATACAAGCTTTTAGCT GATCTTGCTGCATCGATGGATGAAGGAGATATTGCCAAATTCACTGATGCCATCAAAGAATTTGATAGCATGACACGTTTG GATCCTTGGAAAACCACCCTGCTCCTCAGGGCAAAGaacgagttgaagaaaaaggagGACGATGAGGACGACCTAACTTAA
- the LOC101784364 gene encoding DNA damage-binding protein cmr1, with amino-acid sequence MASPLPEAGLTDYERRREENIRRNETILASLRRKAAELSASIRPSSPKRPKKQHPRASPAGPIVLRRSLRTRGIPPGESSASPGANSSPPTPPSPTKPRTTRFSSSLASSLRDATATESTPRPEGGICAADGFDAGRELVLRPANVRRVVPGRILSVRVLPLADRTVVVAGNKVGHIGFWDVDGLVEDDEDDDGADGLFEYFPHRGAVGGIVVHPTDPRKIYSSSYHGEICLMDVEKESFNTIHLCDSPIFSLCQAPDSHSSLYFAEGNDLKHFDERAGKVSTTWNLHDNRINSIDFRPENPYLFATSSTDRTVRIWDMRSMKNKGPGCLKVWEYSRAIQSAYFSPSGNMLATTSLDDTVRIFNVDNFDDSCVLDHNNRTGRWLSTFKAIWSWSDSNLFVGNMKRVIDVISVDRSEKSLSASYTASLESEHMTAIPCRFSLHPYKVGHLAGASSSGKVFLWTRV; translated from the exons ATGgcgtcgccgctgccggaggCCGGGCTCACCGACTACGAGCGCCGGCGCGAGGAGAACATCCGCCGCAACGAGACCATCCTCGCCTCCCTCCGCCGCAAGGCCGCCGAGCTCTCCGCTTCCAtccgcccctcctcccccaagCGCCCCAAGAAGCAGCATCCCCGCGCGAGCCCGGCCGGCCCCATCGtcctccgccgctccctccgcaCCCGCGGCATTCCTCCCGGCGAGTCGTCCGCCTCCCCCGGCGCCAACTCCTccccgcccacgccgccgtccccgacgAAGCCCCGCACCACCCggttctcctcctccctcgcctcctccctGCGAGACGCCACCGCCACCGAGTCCACGCCGCGTCCGGAGGGCGGGATCTGCGCGGCGGACGGGTTCGATGCCGGGAGGGAGCTGGTGCTGCGTCCCGCGAACGTGAGGAGGGTGGTGCCGGGGAGGATACTCTCGGTGCGGGTCCTGCCGCTGGCCGACCGGACCGTGGTGGTCGCCGGGAACAAGGTCGGACATATCGGGTTCTGGGATGTGGATGGTCTCGTGGAAGATGATGAGGATGACGATGGTGCAGACGGGTTGTTCGAATATTTTCCCCACAGGGGAGCCGTGGGGGGCATTGTGGTGCACCCCACCGATCCGCGGAAG ATTTACAGCTCTAGCTATCACGGTGAAATTTGTCTCATGGATGTTGAGAAGGAGAGCTTTAATACTATCCACTTGTGTGACTCCCCCATTTTCTCGCTTTGTCAAGCACCAGATAGTCACAGCTCCCTATATTTTGCCGAGGGAAATGATTTGAAACATTTCGATGAAAGGGCAGGTAAGGTGTCAACTACATGGAATTTACATGACAATAGAATCAATTCAATAGATTTTCGTCCGGAGAACCCATATCTGTTTGCCACAAGCTCAACGGATCGCACAGTTCGCATTTGGGATATGAGAAGTATGAAAAATAAAGGTCCGGGGTGCTTGAAAGTTTGGGAGTACAGCAGAGCCATTCAGTCAGCTTATTTCTCACCCAGTGGCAATATGCTTGCAACAACCAG CCTTGATGACACTGTCCGGATTTTTAATGTGGACAACTTTGATGACTCGTGTGTTCTCGACCATAACAACAGGACAGGCAGATGGCTGTCCACATTCAA GGCAATCTGGAGCTGGAGCGACAGCAACCTATTTGTTGGGAATATGAAAAGAGTAATAGATGTTATCTCAGTTGATCGCAGTGAGAAGAGCCTCTCGGCTTCATACACAGCATCTCTTGAGAGTGAACACATGACAGCCATCCCATGCCGGTTTTCGCTGCACCCCTACAAAGTTGGCCACCTGGCTGGTGCAAGCTCCAGTGGTAAGGTGTTTCTCTGGACCAGAGTTTAA